In Mucilaginibacter celer, one DNA window encodes the following:
- a CDS encoding IS256 family transposase: MKKKALEQLRSGKSLYGKDGAFAPLLKSFLDAALEAELESHLDEAERSSGNRRNGKTSKNIRTSDGTISISTPRDRNSSFEPELIRKRETILAESLESKIIGMYGLGMSFRDISKHIKDMYDTDISHSTLSAITDKIIPEVKEWQSRPLDELYTIVWLDAMHYKVKEEHRMVAHAVYNILGIDRHGHKELLGMYVSQSEGANFWLSVLTDLQNRGVKDILIACIDNLNGFPQAINTVFPQTEIQTCIVHQIRNSLKYVASKDQKVFMKDLKPVYQAETLELAELRLEQLEEKWGKKYEKVLESWRNNWSKLTTYFQYDTTIRKLIYTTNTIEGFHRQIRKVTKTKGGFTSDMALLKLIYLAHNNIKQKWTMPLSNWATTAQKLAIWFPGRMILDLM; this comes from the coding sequence AAGAAAGCCCTTGAGCAACTCCGCTCGGGCAAATCGCTTTATGGCAAGGATGGAGCCTTTGCACCGTTGCTAAAAAGTTTCCTTGATGCCGCCCTTGAGGCGGAATTGGAAAGCCATTTAGATGAAGCAGAACGCAGTTCAGGCAATCGCAGGAACGGTAAGACCAGTAAGAATATCCGAACCTCTGATGGCACCATATCTATTAGTACCCCTCGTGATCGCAATTCCAGTTTTGAACCCGAACTGATCCGCAAACGGGAAACGATATTAGCAGAAAGTCTTGAATCCAAGATCATCGGCATGTATGGACTGGGCATGAGTTTCCGCGATATATCAAAGCATATCAAAGACATGTATGATACAGATATCAGTCACAGTACCTTATCTGCTATAACAGATAAGATCATTCCTGAAGTAAAAGAATGGCAATCAAGGCCGCTGGATGAACTTTACACCATTGTTTGGCTGGATGCGATGCATTACAAGGTTAAAGAGGAACACCGCATGGTAGCGCATGCTGTTTATAACATTCTTGGTATTGACCGTCACGGTCACAAGGAGTTGTTAGGAATGTATGTATCTCAAAGCGAAGGCGCTAATTTTTGGTTAAGTGTATTGACCGACCTTCAAAACAGAGGTGTAAAAGACATCCTGATTGCTTGCATTGATAACCTCAATGGATTCCCACAGGCCATAAATACAGTATTCCCTCAAACAGAAATCCAGACCTGTATCGTCCACCAGATACGCAACAGCCTGAAGTACGTGGCTTCTAAAGATCAAAAAGTATTTATGAAAGATCTTAAGCCGGTGTACCAGGCAGAAACCCTCGAACTGGCAGAACTTCGTTTAGAGCAATTAGAAGAAAAGTGGGGTAAGAAATATGAAAAGGTATTGGAATCATGGCGTAATAACTGGTCGAAGCTGACCACGTATTTTCAGTATGATACCACTATTCGTAAACTGATCTATACCACCAATACCATCGAAGGGTTTCACCGGCAAATCAGAAAAGTAACCAAAACCAAGGGTGGTTTCACATCCGATATGGCTCTGTTAAAACTGATCTATCTGGCTCATAACAACATTAAACAAAAATGGACGATGCCACTTTCTAATTGGGCGACAACGGCCCAGAAGCTGGCCATTTGGTTTCCTGGGAGAATGATATTAGATTTGATGTAG
- a CDS encoding GNAT family N-acetyltransferase, whose translation MELQGEGFLLRGWQAGDEASLQKHANNPKVPLFLRDRFPYPYTMDDAKFWINLAQNQPQLTSFAIVINNEACGGIGIEPMTGESRITAEIGYWLGEEHWGRGLMTEAVKLITAYAFEHFPLERLEAGVYDKNTASMRVLEKAGYIKEAILRRSVIKNDEVMDKHLYAIFRESYIK comes from the coding sequence ATGGAACTACAGGGCGAAGGTTTTTTATTGAGAGGATGGCAAGCAGGCGATGAGGCATCATTACAAAAACATGCCAATAACCCAAAAGTGCCCCTGTTTTTGCGCGACAGGTTTCCGTATCCTTATACCATGGATGATGCCAAATTCTGGATCAACCTTGCCCAAAACCAACCACAGCTTACCAGCTTTGCTATCGTGATTAATAATGAAGCCTGCGGCGGCATAGGTATTGAACCTATGACAGGCGAAAGCCGCATAACTGCCGAAATTGGCTACTGGCTTGGCGAAGAACACTGGGGCCGCGGTTTAATGACGGAAGCAGTTAAACTTATAACCGCTTACGCCTTTGAACATTTCCCGTTGGAACGTTTAGAAGCAGGTGTGTACGATAAAAACACAGCCTCCATGCGGGTGCTTGAAAAGGCAGGGTATATAAAAGAGGCCATACTACGCCGTTCGGTAATTAAAAATGATGAGGTGATGGATAAGCATTTATATGCTATTTTTAGGGAAAGTTATATTAAATAA
- a CDS encoding prolyl oligopeptidase family serine peptidase: MKKLLGLMLLLPATTSFAQKPDTLTIEKIMRDPKWIGVSPSGINWADDSKKIYFKWDDDASGNTVLYSVNPGDNRAQKVSIADQRSLSTDNGDWNKKHSQKIFSKNGDLFLFDLKTNKTTRLTNTIAQETAPAFSGDETKIIYREDNNLFAISLKNGELVQLTNFVRSATDKKGKEKPNEQEQWLKKQQLELFDIIKEQAKEEKKDSIQTELLKPEKLKEIVIGDKRISGVKLSPDGRFITYRLTKRADGVQNAIVPNYVTASGFTEDIPNRSKVGRASSTSETFVYDKRREAYYPIITSDIPGIKDLPDYLKDYPDELKERQKQNADRPVTVDGVLWNESGSNAVVIISSQDNKDCWIMRLDPVTGKLTLLDRQRDEAWIGGPGIDNPGNAGFIDATHFYYQSEASGYSHIYVVDVENGTKKQLTSGKWEVQTLQLSNDKKTFYFTANIDHPGITHFYSMPVAGGSPVKITGMKGGNEVTLSPDEKWLAIRYSYSNRPWELYIQANKPGTKAVKITNSVSAEYLSYPWRDPEIISFKNRYGADVYARLYQPKKADPAKPAVVFVHGAGYLQNVTYSWSYYFREYMFNNMLADNGYTVLDIDYTASAGYGRDFRTGIYRHMGGRDLTDQVDGVKLLVNKYGVNPKHVGLYGGSYGGFITLMGMFTEPDVFAAGGAIRSVTDWAHYNHEYTSNILNEPFTDEQAYRKSSPIYFANGLKGNLLMLHGMIDQNVNYQDIIRLTQKLIELHKENWELASYPVEDHGFEQPSSWADEYKRIYKLFEGTLKK, from the coding sequence ATGAAAAAACTGTTAGGCCTTATGCTGCTTTTGCCGGCTACTACTTCCTTTGCCCAAAAACCGGATACATTAACCATCGAAAAAATAATGCGCGATCCGAAATGGATAGGCGTTTCTCCCTCCGGAATTAACTGGGCCGACGACAGCAAAAAAATATACTTTAAATGGGACGACGATGCATCGGGTAATACGGTACTATATTCGGTTAACCCCGGCGATAATCGCGCACAAAAAGTAAGCATTGCTGATCAGCGCAGCCTGAGCACCGATAACGGCGACTGGAACAAAAAGCACTCGCAAAAAATATTCAGCAAAAACGGCGACCTGTTTTTGTTCGATTTAAAAACCAACAAAACCACCCGCCTTACCAATACCATAGCCCAGGAAACCGCCCCGGCGTTTAGCGGCGATGAAACCAAAATCATTTACCGGGAAGATAATAACCTGTTTGCCATCAGCCTGAAAAATGGTGAACTGGTGCAGCTTACCAACTTTGTACGCTCGGCAACAGATAAAAAAGGTAAGGAGAAACCTAACGAGCAGGAGCAATGGCTTAAAAAGCAGCAATTGGAGTTGTTTGATATTATTAAAGAACAAGCTAAAGAAGAAAAGAAAGATTCGATCCAAACAGAATTGCTGAAGCCCGAAAAGCTAAAGGAAATTGTGATTGGCGATAAGCGGATAAGTGGGGTAAAGCTAAGCCCCGATGGCAGGTTTATAACCTACAGGCTTACCAAACGTGCGGATGGTGTGCAGAATGCTATTGTGCCTAATTATGTAACCGCTTCGGGTTTTACGGAGGATATCCCTAATCGATCAAAAGTAGGCCGTGCCTCTTCAACATCCGAAACTTTTGTTTACGATAAACGGCGCGAAGCTTACTATCCCATCATCACTTCAGATATTCCCGGTATAAAAGACCTGCCCGATTATCTGAAAGATTATCCTGATGAACTGAAAGAACGCCAAAAGCAAAATGCTGATAGGCCCGTAACCGTTGATGGCGTTTTATGGAACGAAAGCGGCAGTAATGCTGTAGTAATCATTTCATCGCAGGATAATAAAGATTGCTGGATCATGCGCCTTGATCCGGTAACCGGTAAACTTACGCTACTTGACCGTCAGCGTGACGAAGCCTGGATTGGCGGGCCGGGTATTGATAATCCGGGCAATGCAGGTTTTATTGATGCCACTCATTTTTACTACCAGAGCGAGGCCAGCGGCTATTCGCATATTTATGTAGTTGATGTAGAAAATGGCACCAAAAAACAACTTACCAGCGGTAAGTGGGAAGTGCAAACCCTGCAATTGAGCAACGATAAAAAGACTTTTTACTTTACCGCCAATATCGATCATCCTGGTATTACACATTTCTATAGCATGCCGGTTGCCGGCGGTTCCCCGGTTAAAATTACCGGTATGAAAGGTGGTAATGAGGTAACGCTTTCTCCTGATGAAAAGTGGCTGGCTATCCGCTACTCCTACTCCAACCGTCCGTGGGAGTTGTATATCCAGGCCAACAAACCGGGTACAAAAGCGGTGAAAATAACTAATTCAGTGTCGGCCGAATACCTGTCATATCCATGGCGCGATCCGGAGATCATCAGCTTTAAAAATCGTTATGGCGCCGATGTTTATGCGCGTTTGTATCAGCCTAAAAAAGCAGATCCGGCTAAGCCCGCCGTGGTATTTGTACATGGTGCGGGTTACCTGCAAAACGTAACTTACTCCTGGAGCTATTATTTCCGCGAGTATATGTTTAACAATATGCTGGCCGATAATGGTTATACCGTTTTAGATATTGACTACACCGCCAGCGCGGGCTATGGACGCGATTTCCGCACAGGTATTTACCGCCACATGGGCGGCCGCGACCTTACCGACCAGGTAGACGGAGTGAAACTGTTAGTCAATAAATACGGCGTTAACCCAAAACATGTAGGACTATACGGCGGATCGTACGGTGGTTTTATTACGCTGATGGGCATGTTTACCGAGCCCGATGTTTTCGCGGCTGGTGGTGCTATCCGCTCAGTTACAGATTGGGCGCACTATAACCACGAATACACTTCCAATATCCTGAACGAACCTTTTACCGATGAGCAGGCTTATCGCAAAAGCTCGCCTATTTATTTTGCCAATGGTTTAAAAGGCAACCTGCTGATGCTGCATGGAATGATAGATCAGAATGTGAATTACCAGGATATTATCCGCCTGACTCAAAAACTTATCGAATTGCATAAAGAGAATTGGGAACTGGCTTCGTACCCGGTAGAGGACCACGGTTTTGAACAGCCGAGTAGTTGGGCTGATGAGTATAAGCGAATCTATAAGTTGTTTGAGGGGACGTTGAAGAAGTAG
- a CDS encoding SDR family oxidoreductase: MRVFVTGASGFVGSAIVKELLSAGHKVLGMVRSDAGAEKVAALGAEVHRGDLYDLESIKSGVAVCDAVIHTAFNHDFSKFKDNCETDRLVVEAMASVLEGSDRPLVVTSGIGLFSEVSHKVTEDEKPSVGSDVVARMASEEAVRAAQAKGVNAYTLRLPPTTHDAGDHGFVPMIINMAKEKGVSAYINGGANLWPAVHRQDAAVLYRLIVEQKPALRNYHAVAEEGIPFKEIATAIGEGLNLPVESKTGDEVAAHFTWFTHFASMNCEASSAKTSEVTGWKPKHIGLMEDLQVGGYFN; encoded by the coding sequence ATGCGTGTATTTGTTACAGGAGCTTCGGGATTCGTAGGCTCTGCAATTGTTAAAGAATTATTATCAGCCGGGCACAAGGTGTTGGGCATGGTTCGCTCGGATGCCGGTGCCGAAAAAGTAGCCGCCTTAGGTGCCGAAGTACACCGCGGCGATCTGTACGATCTGGAAAGTATTAAAAGCGGTGTTGCTGTTTGCGATGCTGTGATCCACACCGCCTTCAACCACGATTTTTCGAAATTTAAGGATAACTGCGAAACCGACAGGCTGGTTGTAGAAGCCATGGCCTCGGTACTGGAAGGCAGCGACCGCCCGCTGGTGGTTACCTCGGGCATTGGCCTGTTTAGCGAAGTGAGCCACAAAGTAACCGAGGATGAAAAACCATCGGTTGGCTCAGATGTAGTAGCCCGAATGGCATCTGAAGAAGCGGTGCGTGCAGCCCAGGCTAAAGGCGTAAATGCTTACACGTTAAGGCTGCCACCAACCACCCATGATGCCGGCGACCATGGCTTTGTACCGATGATCATTAATATGGCTAAAGAAAAAGGTGTTTCGGCTTATATTAATGGGGGCGCTAACCTTTGGCCCGCCGTTCACCGCCAGGATGCAGCCGTATTGTACAGATTGATTGTTGAGCAAAAGCCGGCCCTAAGAAACTACCATGCCGTTGCCGAAGAGGGTATCCCTTTTAAAGAAATAGCAACCGCCATTGGCGAAGGGCTAAACCTGCCGGTTGAAAGTAAAACCGGTGATGAGGTTGCTGCTCACTTTACCTGGTTCACCCATTTTGCAAGCATGAATTGTGAGGCTTCATCGGCTAAAACCAGCGAGGTTACTGGTTGGAAGCCTAAGCATATTGGATTGATGGAGGATTTGCAGGTTGGTGGATATTTCAATTAA
- a CDS encoding Crp/Fnr family transcriptional regulator — MKEAFENYLNQYTQLSDEEMRQILDLATTRKLKRNEALLSAGQICRHKIFVLSGMLRNYAVKEDGSEHILQFSPESSWTLDVESYDSQQPAKYNIAAIEPTEVLLWNKADFDGLIAGLPQFKQHSQQLISRNIYNSRQRILTALSGSPEEKYEDFVKTYPTLLSRLPLRMIAAYLGVSIKTLTRLRHNQLQ, encoded by the coding sequence ATGAAAGAAGCGTTCGAAAACTATCTCAACCAATATACCCAGCTCTCTGATGAAGAGATGAGGCAGATCCTTGATCTTGCCACCACACGGAAACTAAAACGCAATGAGGCCCTGCTCAGCGCAGGGCAAATTTGCCGCCATAAAATTTTTGTACTAAGCGGGATGCTAAGAAACTACGCCGTTAAAGAAGACGGCAGCGAACATATCCTCCAGTTCTCACCCGAAAGCAGCTGGACACTGGATGTTGAAAGCTATGATAGCCAGCAACCAGCCAAATACAATATCGCAGCCATAGAGCCCACCGAGGTATTATTGTGGAACAAAGCTGATTTTGACGGGCTTATTGCGGGGCTGCCTCAATTTAAACAGCATTCGCAGCAGCTGATATCGCGCAATATTTACAACAGCCGCCAGCGTATTTTAACAGCACTGAGCGGCTCTCCCGAAGAAAAATATGAGGATTTTGTAAAAACTTATCCTACCCTCCTGTCCCGTTTGCCCCTGCGAATGATAGCTGCATACCTGGGCGTATCCATCAAAACCCTTACCCGCCTCAGGCACAATCAGTTGCAATGA
- a CDS encoding murein L,D-transpeptidase catalytic domain-containing protein yields MKLKLLSLFVFMVAGCFCARAAAPHLDMARLKTKATQSLIFCRQRGYNIRYCILIDMSLPSGIKRFAVWDFKKNDTLITGLVSHGCGRNPWSGVWSKDKPEFSNLDGSHCTALGKYEINGRAYSAWGIHVKYYLKGLESTNSNALARQVVFHSWDQVAEAEVYPNGTPEGWGCPAISNNTMKVVDALLRKQRKHVLMWVY; encoded by the coding sequence TTGAAACTTAAGCTTTTATCCCTGTTTGTTTTTATGGTTGCCGGTTGCTTCTGCGCCCGCGCAGCCGCACCTCATCTGGACATGGCCCGGCTCAAAACCAAAGCCACGCAAAGCCTGATCTTTTGCAGGCAGCGCGGTTATAATATCCGCTATTGCATTTTAATTGACATGAGCCTGCCGTCGGGCATTAAGCGTTTTGCGGTTTGGGATTTTAAGAAGAACGATACACTGATAACCGGACTGGTTAGCCACGGCTGCGGCCGCAACCCATGGAGCGGCGTATGGTCAAAAGATAAGCCGGAGTTTAGCAACCTTGATGGCAGCCATTGTACTGCTTTAGGTAAATATGAGATAAATGGCAGGGCTTACAGCGCCTGGGGCATTCATGTAAAATATTATTTAAAAGGATTGGAAAGCACCAATAGCAATGCACTTGCCAGGCAGGTTGTTTTTCATTCGTGGGATCAGGTTGCCGAGGCCGAAGTTTATCCAAATGGTACGCCCGAGGGATGGGGTTGTCCGGCTATTTCAAATAATACGATGAAAGTGGTGGATGCTTTGTTAAGGAAGCAACGGAAGCATGTTTTGATGTGGGTGTATTAG
- the rimP gene encoding ribosome assembly cofactor RimP → MNIEKRVKELVEEKLADKPDLFIVDIKMHSNGKLIILLDGDNGIGIDDCVKVSRHVGFHLEEENVIETAYNLEVSSPGIDYPLSSPRQYAKNVGRNLGIKMKDGAKREGILNSLTEDAITIEETVKEKGKKAQVMESVIPFEQITETKVLISFK, encoded by the coding sequence ATGAATATTGAAAAAAGGGTAAAAGAACTGGTAGAAGAGAAATTAGCAGATAAGCCAGACTTGTTTATTGTAGACATTAAAATGCACAGTAACGGCAAGCTGATCATTCTGCTTGATGGCGATAACGGTATTGGTATTGATGATTGCGTAAAGGTAAGCAGGCACGTAGGTTTCCATTTAGAGGAAGAAAACGTGATCGAAACGGCTTATAACCTCGAAGTTTCATCGCCGGGTATTGATTATCCGCTGTCATCGCCAAGGCAATACGCCAAAAATGTTGGCCGTAACCTGGGTATTAAAATGAAGGATGGCGCAAAACGTGAAGGTATATTGAACAGCCTTACCGAAGATGCCATCACCATTGAAGAAACAGTAAAAGAAAAAGGGAAAAAAGCGCAGGTTATGGAAAGCGTTATCCCGTTTGAGCAAATAACAGAAACAAAGGTTTTAATATCATTTAAGTAA
- the nusA gene encoding transcription termination factor NusA — MSNINLIDSFQEFKDFKNIDRPTMMSVLEDVFRSMIRKKYGTDENCDVIVNTDNGDLEIWRTRKVMEDGFSEDDDLEIELAEAHLYDADLEVGDDYIEQITLESFGRRAILAARQTLVSKILELEKDEIFKKYKDRVGEIVTGEVYQVWKKETLVLDDEGNELLLPKTEQIPADFFKKGDSVKAVVHKVDMLNSNPKIIISRTAPEFLQRLFELEVPEIFDGLITIKKIVREPGERAKVAVESYDDRIDPVGACVGMKGSRIHGIVRELKNENIDVINFTNNIQLYIQRALSPAKITSIKLDDEKKTAAVYLKPDQVSLAIGRGGHNIKLAGKLTGYEIDVYREADEHDEDVDIEEFSDEIDSWILDEFKRIGLDTAKSVLALTVGELVKRTDLEEETVKEVLSILSAEFE, encoded by the coding sequence ATGAGCAATATTAATTTAATTGATTCTTTTCAGGAATTTAAAGATTTCAAGAACATTGACCGCCCTACCATGATGAGCGTACTGGAAGACGTTTTCAGAAGCATGATCAGAAAAAAATACGGTACGGACGAAAATTGCGACGTAATTGTGAACACCGATAATGGTGACCTGGAGATCTGGCGCACCCGTAAGGTAATGGAAGATGGCTTTAGTGAGGACGATGACCTGGAGATAGAATTAGCCGAGGCTCACCTTTATGATGCCGACCTTGAAGTGGGCGACGATTATATCGAACAGATCACTTTAGAGAGCTTTGGCCGTCGTGCTATCTTAGCCGCCCGCCAAACTTTGGTATCAAAAATTTTAGAATTAGAGAAAGACGAGATCTTCAAAAAATATAAAGACCGCGTAGGCGAAATTGTTACCGGCGAGGTTTACCAGGTTTGGAAAAAAGAAACTTTGGTACTTGATGACGAAGGCAATGAACTGTTACTGCCAAAAACAGAGCAGATCCCGGCCGACTTTTTCAAGAAAGGTGACAGCGTAAAAGCCGTTGTACATAAGGTAGATATGCTGAACAGCAATCCTAAAATAATCATTTCGCGTACAGCACCTGAGTTTTTACAGCGTTTGTTTGAGCTTGAAGTTCCGGAGATTTTTGATGGTTTGATCACCATTAAAAAAATTGTTCGCGAACCGGGCGAGAGGGCAAAAGTTGCCGTAGAATCGTACGACGACCGTATCGATCCGGTTGGTGCCTGCGTAGGTATGAAAGGTTCGAGGATTCATGGTATCGTTCGTGAGTTGAAAAACGAGAATATCGACGTAATTAACTTTACCAACAATATTCAATTATATATTCAGCGTGCATTATCGCCTGCTAAAATCACTTCTATTAAGTTAGATGATGAGAAAAAAACAGCGGCAGTGTATCTGAAACCCGACCAGGTTTCGTTGGCAATCGGCAGAGGCGGACACAATATTAAACTGGCAGGAAAATTGACAGGATACGAAATTGATGTTTACCGCGAGGCTGATGAGCACGATGAAGACGTGGACATTGAAGAATTCTCGGACGAAATTGATAGCTGGATTCTTGACGAATTTAAACGTATCGGTTTAGATACCGCCAAGTCGGTTTTAGCCTTAACCGTAGGTGAATTGGTAAAACGTACCGATTTAGAGGAGGAAACTGTAAAAGAAGTGTTATCAATATTAAGTGCAGAGTTTGAATAA